In Xiphophorus maculatus strain JP 163 A chromosome 18, X_maculatus-5.0-male, whole genome shotgun sequence, a single genomic region encodes these proteins:
- the LOC111611993 gene encoding uncharacterized protein LOC111611993: protein MAFSSRFSFWEQKIKEENKVGGKSLEVDRLASRAQSVPGLDPGRAIFRAKSPSTASWNESASPTRGSSPPIATVPVKVAERFKSPEPPLKMTFKLHRSKPSQVQTTEAASSGHGNNENNGESILNGQNNGNVDPLDTNTSQMDLTDEQRTAHKTEGNVVPLTKNVVSLQGDEAKILTQNLAKTKQEAKFRAEAVKTLQGPRTAPLTKTVPAFSFKHDIIKTENKVDIPRALTHFMVGNKRKGLCSQTSKEQVEKVEKGKSHEEKKKSELMETNRECTEGTTTQVLQDTEYFTHLKTSSAPIGLPQTASKVTSRHSSLLSVEGFVAPPKSAPLTSHTGVTSATSTATPCTLPACKSSGLPPLHSALSANPSQQAAGSQEEFQWSCATCLTYVCMRPWC, encoded by the exons ATGGCATTTTCATCTCGCTTCTCCTTCTGGGAGCAAAAG ATCAAAGAAGAGAACAAGGTGGGAGGCAAGAGT TTGGAAGTTGACAGGCTGGCAAGCCGGGCCCAATCAGTCCCTGGTCTAGATCCTGGCAGAGCGATATTCAGGGCAAAAAGCCCTTCAACAGCTTCCTGGAATGAATCTGCTTCTCCTACCCGAGGTTCCTCCCCACCAATCGCCACAGTGCCTGTTAAAGTCGCTGAGCGCTTCAAAAGCCCTGAACCACCATTGAAGATGACATTTAAATTACACAGATCTAAGCCTTCACAAGTCCAGACAACAGAGGCAGCTAGCTCTGGGCatggaaacaatgaaaacaatggCGAAAGCATTCTGAATGGTCAGAACAATGGTAATGTTGATCCTTTGGACACCAATACCAGCCAGATGGACCTTACAGATGAACAGAGGACGGCACACAAAACGGAAGGAAATGTGGTTCCTCTTACTAAAAATGTTGTGTCCTTACAGGGTGATGAGGCAAAGATTCTAACCCAAAATTTAGCCAAAACTAAACAGGAAGCCAAATTTAGAGCAGAAGCAGTCAAAACACTTCAAGGACCAAGAACAGCTCCCCTGACAAAGACAGTGCCAGCATTCTCCTTTAAACATGACattatcaaaacagaaaataaagtggATATTCCACGAGCACTGACACATTTTATGGTTGGTAACAAAAGAAAAGGGCTTTGCTCACAAACCAGCAAGGAACAAGTAGAAAAAGTAGAGAAAGGGAAATCAcatgaagagaagaagaaaagtgagCTAATGGAAACAAATCGGGAGTGTACAGAGGGTACAACCACCCAGGTGTTACAGGATACAGAgtatttcacacatttaaagACTTCATCAGCTCCTATTGGCTTACCTCAGACTGCTTCCAAAGTTACTTCTAGACATTCTTCTCTCCTTTCAGTTGAGGGATTTGTGGCACCTCCCAAGTCAGCTCCCCTGACTTCCCATACTGGTGTCACATCTGCCACATCTACAGCCACTCCTTGTACCCTACCTGCCTGTAAATCCTCAGGCTTGCCTCCACTGCATTCTGCCCTTAGTGCAAATCCCTCTCAACAAGCTGCAGGAAGTCAGGAAGAGTTTCAGTGGTCCTGTGCAACATGTCTGACCTACGTATGTATGAGACCCTGGTGTTAG